From Carassius auratus strain Wakin unplaced genomic scaffold, ASM336829v1 scaf_tig00017067, whole genome shotgun sequence, the proteins below share one genomic window:
- the LOC113075469 gene encoding L-selectin-like: IFSLGNKSFKLCFSIGNTSYLIQTYKNWTDAQSYCRQHYTDLPTIRNSAENDQIKKNLLSGSYIWIGLFLDSWEWSDKWSRVFRHWAADQPFLNPGSGDCIAMSRNNSGRWAQYSCDLKQPFICHGDIRKQIVRLKVTCKGKCALDDSSLQTAILNEISEKLKNMMLDTDNIISLRKGEDGGLFHKENNHMVN, encoded by the exons atttttagTTTAGGAAACAAGAGCTTCAAACTGTGTTTCTCAATAGGAAATACTTCATACCTAATACAAACTTACAAAAACTGGACTGATGCTCAGAGCTACTGTAGACAACATTACACAGACCTGCCCACCATCCGCAACTCTGCAGAAAAtgaccagataaaaaaaaatctcttatctGGATCTTACATCTGGATCGGTCTGTTCCTGGACTCTTGGGAATGGTCTGATAAATGGAGTCGCGTCTTCAGACACTGGGCAGCAGATCAACCATTCCTGAATCCAGGATCTGGAGACTGTATTGCGATGTCAAGAAACAACTCTGGCAGATGGGCTCAATACAGCTGTGATCTCAAGCAGCCTTTTATCTGCCATGGGG ACATTAGGAAACAAATTGTGAGACTGAAAGTCACATGTAAGGGAAAATGTGCATTGGATGATTCTTCACTACAGACGGCCATTCTGAATGAG ATAAGTGAAAAGCTGAAGAACATGATGTTGGACACTGACAACATAATAAGCTTGAGAAAGGGGGAAGATGGAGGGCTGTTTCATAAGGAGAACAACCATATGGTGAATTAA